In Fimbriimonadaceae bacterium, the following are encoded in one genomic region:
- a CDS encoding PEP-CTERM sorting domain-containing protein (PEP-CTERM proteins occur, often in large numbers, in the proteomes of bacteria that also encode an exosortase, a predicted intramembrane cysteine proteinase. The presence of a PEP-CTERM domain at a protein's C-terminus predicts cleavage within the sorting domain, followed by covalent anchoring to some some component of the (usually Gram-negative) cell surface. Many PEP-CTERM proteins exhibit an unusual sequence composition that includes large numbers of potential glycosylation sites. Expression of one such protein has been shown restore the ability of a bacterium to form floc, a type of biofilm.), with protein MNLRTMLVLSVVAASGAVHAEFHLAGDFNGWDPNGPLLNETGSGTGIFTADLSGLGDTVRHEFKVTDGTWNVSWPGSGNSWFYSTSGGEITITYDTNVYGDGWSGDGGRIGLSNNVSAWTAVGDWQGWDNANAATAMADMGGGIYKFTATGLSAGSHFYKAVNTGTWDAIGADYRSINADNLEFFTDAANPNVELFVNVQDGTIRANPVPEPASMVALALGAGALLARRRRA; from the coding sequence ATGAATCTGCGAACGATGCTCGTGCTCTCGGTGGTTGCCGCTTCAGGCGCCGTTCATGCCGAGTTTCATCTGGCTGGAGACTTCAACGGGTGGGATCCAAACGGTCCGCTCCTCAATGAGACCGGAAGCGGGACCGGGATCTTCACCGCAGACTTGAGCGGGCTCGGCGACACGGTGCGGCACGAGTTCAAAGTCACCGACGGGACCTGGAACGTCTCCTGGCCCGGCAGCGGAAACAGCTGGTTCTACTCGACGAGCGGCGGGGAGATTACGATCACCTACGACACCAACGTCTACGGAGACGGCTGGAGCGGGGACGGTGGCCGGATCGGCCTCAGCAACAACGTCTCCGCCTGGACGGCGGTCGGCGATTGGCAAGGCTGGGACAATGCGAACGCCGCCACGGCGATGGCGGACATGGGCGGTGGGATCTACAAGTTCACCGCTACGGGACTGAGCGCCGGCAGCCACTTCTACAAAGCCGTCAACACCGGCACGTGGGACGCGATCGGGGCCGACTACCGCAGCATCAATGCGGACAACCTCGAGTTCTTCACAGACGCCGCGAACCCCAATGTGGAGCTGTTCGTGAACGTCCAGGATGGGACCATTCGCGCGAATCCGGTTCCCGAGCCGGCGTCGATGGTGGCCCTCGCTCTGGGTGCCGGCGCCCTTCTCGCAAGGCGCCGACGAGCCTAA
- a CDS encoding redoxin domain-containing protein, whose product MFTLRSLQNGEFKDVSLEDNLGQRNTVLLFFPGAFTPPCTEEMCLVNDWHQKAAALDAVVWGISCDTAFSQAAWAKQENISIPLLADYAKEVATQYDVLLPSLAGMGPSAARAAFVVNRHGIIRYAEQTETPLTMPNFDAVKAALEGERE is encoded by the coding sequence TTGTTCACCCTCCGAAGCCTCCAGAACGGGGAGTTCAAGGACGTGTCGCTCGAGGACAACCTCGGACAGCGCAACACCGTGCTGCTGTTCTTCCCGGGCGCGTTCACCCCCCCGTGCACGGAGGAGATGTGCCTGGTGAACGACTGGCACCAGAAGGCCGCCGCGCTGGACGCCGTGGTCTGGGGCATCTCGTGCGACACCGCGTTTTCTCAGGCGGCGTGGGCCAAGCAGGAGAACATCTCGATTCCCCTGCTTGCGGACTACGCCAAAGAGGTGGCCACGCAGTACGACGTGCTGTTGCCAAGTCTGGCCGGCATGGGACCCTCCGCGGCTCGAGCGGCCTTCGTCGTCAATCGCCACGGGATCATCCGCTACGCCGAGCAGACCGAAACGCCCCTGACGATGCCGAACTTCGACGCCGTCAAAGCCGCCCTGGAGGGCGAGAGGGAGTAG
- a CDS encoding PEP-CTERM sorting domain-containing protein yields the protein MRRTLFLAIAVCATHAHAGITWYDHPALWGAAAGPPSYFETFDGFATDLSFTSSPVASAAGAFSQESLDGNTFRNFIDVPPLVYTDNNGTKHASLFTNGHEAGVGTDVRLTFFTRHTALSFLTWDAMTLEGATIDVFDDATLLGSHDLSGGAAEFTGFVLDGGMSATSVRFRSTSTVAGMPGEGFGLDDIRGVHAPVPEPATTALACLALAATARRRRFRQPTR from the coding sequence ATGAGGCGAACCCTATTCTTGGCCATTGCCGTGTGTGCAACCCACGCTCACGCGGGCATCACTTGGTACGATCATCCCGCGCTTTGGGGTGCGGCCGCCGGCCCCCCTTCTTACTTCGAGACTTTTGACGGATTTGCGACCGATCTCTCGTTCACGTCGAGTCCGGTGGCGTCCGCCGCGGGCGCCTTCTCTCAAGAGAGCCTCGACGGCAACACGTTCCGCAACTTTATCGATGTCCCGCCTCTTGTCTACACCGATAATAACGGGACCAAGCACGCATCGCTCTTCACAAACGGTCACGAAGCAGGTGTGGGCACCGACGTGCGCCTCACGTTTTTCACGCGCCACACCGCGCTCAGCTTTCTCACCTGGGACGCGATGACCCTCGAAGGGGCGACCATCGACGTCTTCGACGACGCGACGCTCCTTGGAAGCCACGATCTCTCCGGAGGAGCGGCTGAATTCACCGGTTTCGTCCTCGACGGCGGAATGTCGGCGACCTCGGTTCGCTTTCGCTCGACGAGCACGGTTGCCGGGATGCCTGGCGAGGGATTTGGGCTGGACGATATCCGGGGGGTCCACGCGCCGGTTCCGGAACCCGCCACCACGGCGCTTGCCTGCCTCGCCTTAGCGGCTACCGCCAGGCGCCGCAGATTCAGGCAGCCGACTCGCTAG
- a CDS encoding sugar phosphate isomerase/epimerase — MKIGIFTALFGDKSLTETLDIVQAEGIEAVEFGAGAYPGAAHLDVEKLLESKSAREKLLAEVAKRGLSISAISCHGNPLHPDNAVAEEHHQAFKNSVKLAHLLGVECVNGFSGCPGDGPKAKNPNWVTCAWPDEFRDILDWQWKKKVIPYWREQAAFLKEHKVKFCIEMHPGFVCYSNDTLLKLRNGVGKNGDAIGANFDPSHLWWQGIDPIAAVRELGAEGALYHVHAKDTRIDPYNSARNGNLDTKSYGDILNRSWVFRSVGYGHTLGWWKDFVSNLRMAGYDHVLSIEHEDGLMSPMEGLRKAVQVLKASVISEPAGPMFWAAD; from the coding sequence ATGAAGATCGGGATCTTTACCGCCCTCTTTGGGGACAAGTCGCTGACCGAAACACTCGATATCGTGCAGGCCGAAGGGATCGAGGCCGTCGAGTTCGGAGCCGGCGCCTATCCCGGGGCCGCCCACCTCGACGTCGAGAAGCTCCTCGAGAGTAAGTCCGCCCGCGAAAAACTCCTCGCCGAGGTGGCGAAGCGGGGGCTCTCGATCAGCGCGATCAGTTGCCATGGGAACCCCTTGCACCCCGACAATGCCGTGGCCGAGGAGCACCATCAAGCATTCAAGAACTCGGTAAAGCTCGCGCACCTCTTGGGAGTGGAGTGCGTCAACGGCTTCAGCGGCTGCCCGGGGGACGGCCCGAAGGCGAAGAACCCCAACTGGGTGACCTGTGCTTGGCCCGACGAGTTCCGAGACATTCTGGACTGGCAGTGGAAGAAGAAGGTGATCCCCTACTGGCGCGAGCAGGCGGCTTTCCTGAAGGAGCACAAGGTCAAGTTCTGCATCGAGATGCACCCGGGGTTCGTCTGCTACTCGAACGACACCCTGCTCAAACTGCGCAACGGCGTGGGGAAGAACGGCGATGCGATCGGCGCCAACTTCGACCCCTCGCACCTTTGGTGGCAAGGCATCGATCCCATCGCCGCCGTTCGGGAACTGGGTGCCGAAGGGGCCCTCTACCACGTCCACGCCAAGGACACGCGCATCGATCCCTACAACTCCGCGCGCAACGGAAACCTCGACACCAAGTCCTATGGGGACATCCTGAACCGGTCTTGGGTGTTCCGCAGCGTGGGCTACGGGCACACGCTGGGGTGGTGGAAGGACTTCGTCTCGAACCTGCGCATGGCGGGCTACGACCACGTGCTCAGCATCGAGCACGAGGATGGGCTCATGTCCCCGATGGAAGGCCTCCGCAAAGCGGTCCA